One Anolis carolinensis isolate JA03-04 chromosome 5, rAnoCar3.1.pri, whole genome shotgun sequence DNA segment encodes these proteins:
- the npy1r gene encoding neuropeptide Y receptor type 1 encodes MNTSLLSLAGNYSFQNVSKETSGLAHFQNDDCPVPLVMVFTLALAYGGVILLGLSGNLALIIIILKQKEMRNVTNILIVNLSFSDLLITIMGLPFTFVYTLMDHWVFGEAMCKLNPFVQCVSVTVSVFSLVLIAIERHQLIINPRGWRPNNRHAYIGIAAIWIIAVFSSLPFLIYHILTDEPFTNLTIEAYKGKYVCMDSFPMESIRLSYTTALLVMQYLIPLCFIFICYLKIYMRLKRRNNMMDKMRDNKYRSTETKRINIMLISIVVAFAVCWLPLTIFNTVFDWNHEILPASCSHNLLFLICHLTAMISTCVNPIFYGFLNKNFQRDLQVFFRFCDFHTRDDDYETIAMSTMHTDISKTSLKQASPITFKKISDSDDEKI; translated from the exons ATGAATACATCGCTTCTCTCCTTGGCAGGAAACTATTCTtttcaaaatgtttctaaagAGACTTCTGGCCTTGCACACTTCCAGAACGATGACTGTCCTGTGCCTTTGGTGATGGTCTTCACCTTGGCCCTGGCTTATGGAGGTGTTATCCTTCTTGGCCTTTCTGGAAATCTCGCCttgatcatcatcatcttaaaGCAAAAGGAGATGCGCAATGTGACCAACATCCTCATTGTCAACCTTTCCTTTTCGGACCTCCTAATCACCATCATGGGTCTCCCCTTCACTTTTGTGTAcactttaatggatcactgggtcTTTGGGGAGGCCATGTGCAAGCTGAATCCTTTTGTTCAGTGTGTCTCTGTCACAGTATCGGTCTTCTCTTTGGTCCTCATTGCTATTGAACGCCATCAACTGATTATCAACCCTCGAGGATGGAGGCCAAATAACAGACATGCCTATATAGGAATTGCTGCTATCTGGATCATAGCTGTGTTCTCCTCATTGCCTTTCCTAATATATCACATTCTAACCGATGAACCATTCACAAATCTAACAATAGAGGCATACAAAGGAAAATATGTGTGCATGGATTCTTTTCCAATGGAGTCTATCAGGCTTTCATATACCACTGCTCTCTTGGTAATGCAGTACTTGATCCCCCTGTGCTTCATATTTATTTGCTACTTAAAG ATATACATGCGCTTAAAAAGAAGGAACAACATGATGGATAAGATGAGAGATAATAAATACCGATCCACTGAAACAAAAAGGATCAACATCATGCTGATTTCTATTGTGGTTGCATTTGCGGTATGCTGGCTGCCTCTCACCATCTTCAACACAGTCTTTGACTGGAATCACGAAATTCTTCCTGCATCTTGCAGCCACAACTTGTTGTTTTTGATCTGCCATCTTACGGCTATGATCTCAACCTGTGTGAACCCCATCTTTTACGGGTTTCTCAACAAGAATTTCCAAAGGGATTTGCAGGTTTTCTTTCGTTTCTGTGACTTCCACACAAGGGACGATGACTATGAGACGATTGCCATGTCCACAATGCACACAGACATTTCAAAGACATCTTTGAAACAAGCCAGTCCGATCAcgtttaaaaaaatcagtgacAGTGATGATGAAAAAATCTAA